Proteins encoded within one genomic window of Vanrija pseudolonga chromosome 3, complete sequence:
- the aldA_3 gene encoding Aldehyde dehydrogenase, protein MTIAQKTHTELAVPGIGSITIPVGLFIDNEWVLPANGETFGTVNPATGKPLVDVAHASAEDVDRAVKSAREAFHTRWGLRVTGAERGRLLNRLADLIERDAKTIAALESLNAGKGISKATNGDVAGTVSTLRYYAGLADKFYGQTINQFGPDAIAYTLHQPIGVCGQIIPWNYPLMMWSWKVAPALAAGCTIVMKPSELTPLTALYMCDLVKEAGIPAGVINTVPGLGATTGEAISRHMDIDKVAFTGSVATGRRISVAAAESNLKKVTLELGGKSPSLVFPSADLEQAAAWTAMGIFWNSGQDCCASSRIYVHESVYDEFVRLLKAKAETCAIGQPSDPATSFGPLISAGQRDKVLSYIHSARDEGANIITGGDNWGTDGFWVQPTVIGDVHQGMKVVREEIFGPVTAVGVFKTEEEAVKLANDTSYGLAGAVFSNDASQVARVTGAIDAGTIWVNQYSSVSAGVPFGGFKQSGIGRELGTYGIEAYTQVKAVHQNIGQKMGWPF, encoded by the exons ATGACCATCGCCCAAAAGACCCACACCGAGCTGGCCGTCCCCGGCATCGGCAGCATCACGATCCCAGTCGGACTCTTCAT CGACAACGAATGGGTTCTCCCCGCCAACGGTGAAACCTTTGGCACAGTCAACCCCGCGACCGGCaagccgctcgtcgacgtcgcccacGCGTCGgcggaggacgtcgaccGCGCAGTCAAGTCTGCGCGCGAGGCGTTCCACACTCGCTGGGGACTGCGGGTTactggcgccgagcgcggccggc TGCTcaaccgcctcgccgacctgatcgagcgcgacgccaagACTATCGCAgccctcgagtcgctcaacGCCGGCAAGGGCATCTCCAAGGCCACGAACGGTGATGTGGCCGGCACGGTGTCTACGCTGCGCTACTACGCTGGCCTGGCGGACAAGTTCTACGGGCAGACGATCAACCAGTTTGGCCCAGACGCCATCGCGTACACGCTCCACCAGCCGATCGGGGTCTGCGGCCAGAT CATTCCGTGGAACTACCCGCTCATGATGTGGTCGTGGAAGGTCGCCCCTGCTCTGGCTGCGGGGTGCACCATCGTCATGAAGCCGtccgagctgacgccgctcACCGCGCTGTACATGTGCGACCTGGTCAAGGAGGCTGGTATCCCCGCGGGTGTGATCAACACTGTGCCCGGTCTCGGCGCGACCACTGGCGAAGCCATCTCGCGGCACATGGACATTGACAAG GTTGCCTTCACAGGCTCGGTCGCTACCGGCCGGCGTATCTcggtcgctgccgccgagtccAACCTCAAGAAGGTGaccctcgagctgggcggcaagtcgccgtcgctcgtctTCCCCTCGGCCGACTTGGAGCAAGCCGCCGCCTGGACGGCCATGGGCATCTTCTGGAACTCGGGGCAGGACTGCTGTGCCTCGTCACGTATTTACGTCCACGAGAGCGTGTACGACGAGTTTGTGCGCCTTCTCAAGGCCAAAGCCGAGACGTGCGCAATCGGCCAGCCGAGCGACCCCGCGACGTCGTTCGGTCCCCTCATTTCCGCCGGGCAGAGGGACAAGGTGCTGTCATACATCCACTCGGCGCGTGACGAGGGCGCCAACATCATCACCGGTGGAGACAACTGGGGCACGGACGGGTTCTGGGTCCAGCCGACTGTTATCGGCGACGTGCATCAGGGCATGAAGGTCGTGCGCGAGGAGATCTTTGGCCCCGTCActgccgtcggcgtgttCAAGACCGAAGAGGAGGCGGTCAAGCTCGCAAACGACACGAGCTATGGCCTCGCCGGGGCCGTCTTCTCGAACGACGCGAGCCAGGTTGCGCGGGTCACGGGCGCCATTGACGCGGGCACCATCTGGGTCAACCAGTactcgtccgtctcggccggcgtgccctTTGGCGGGTTCAAGCAGTCTGGCAtcgggcgcgagctcggcacgtACGGCATCGAGGCGTATACCCAGGTCAAGGCTGTCCACCAGAACATTGGACAGAAGATGGGATGGCCGTTCTAG